Proteins found in one Candidatus Hydrogenedentota bacterium genomic segment:
- the rpsD gene encoding 30S ribosomal protein S4 encodes MGKYLGPKHKLCRRLGSCIWGSAKCPSNKRPYAPGQHGQNIRRKMSVYGQQLVEKQKIRMHYGLLERQMSKTFKEAQRMGGVTGTNLLMLLESRLDCICFRLGYAPTITAARQLVNHGHILVNGKKVDIPSFRVLPGMTIGIRERSKKVPMIAEGVEHPPVHIPEYLDRASKSFEGRMTALPNAETLPFKAETAGVIGFYSR; translated from the coding sequence ATGGGCAAGTATCTAGGACCCAAACACAAACTCTGCCGCCGCCTCGGGTCATGCATCTGGGGCAGTGCGAAATGCCCGTCGAACAAGCGCCCGTACGCCCCCGGGCAGCACGGCCAGAACATCCGCCGCAAGATGTCGGTTTACGGGCAGCAGCTGGTGGAGAAGCAGAAGATCCGTATGCACTACGGGCTTCTGGAGCGCCAGATGAGCAAGACCTTCAAGGAAGCCCAACGCATGGGCGGCGTGACGGGCACCAACCTGTTGATGCTATTGGAAAGCCGCCTGGACTGCATCTGTTTCCGCCTGGGCTACGCCCCCACCATCACTGCGGCGCGCCAGCTGGTGAACCACGGCCACATCCTGGTAAACGGCAAGAAGGTTGACATCCCCTCGTTCCGCGTATTGCCCGGCATGACCATCGGCATCCGCGAACGCAGCAAGAAGGTCCCGATGATCGCGGAGGGCGTCGAGCACCCGCCGGTGCACATCCCGGAATACCTGGACCGCGCGTCGAAGTCGTTCGAGGGGCGCATGACGGCGCTTCCGAACGCCGAGACGCTCCCGTTCAAGGCCGAGACGGCCGGGGTCATCGGTTTCTACTCCCGGTAA
- a CDS encoding MerR family transcriptional regulator, whose product MAYEEPRHPINFVANRTGLSTHVIRVWERRYGAIQPQRSDTNRRLYSDAEVDRLKLLNQVKSQGQSIRLIAQLPNDELKRMLVAVEGDRLAAARAPSNGEHGARIDTLMETCKSAILGLDEDALARALLEASVQLPLLPLLDNLIGPLMTWIGDRWHAGALRVAHEHMATAAIRSFIGRIKPIRRAGAGAPCVVIATPAGQDHEIGALMAATMAANEGWRDLYLGPNLPAHEIALAAMESGARAVAVSVVAPGNNPETIQEFHTLRHVLEERIPIIAGGGGVTRNRLHYEMDGVRCVDDLAGFRLELARLNP is encoded by the coding sequence ATGGCCTACGAAGAACCGCGACACCCCATCAATTTTGTGGCAAACCGAACCGGATTGTCAACCCACGTCATCCGCGTCTGGGAGCGCCGCTACGGCGCCATTCAGCCGCAACGAAGCGACACCAACCGGCGCCTTTACAGCGATGCCGAAGTGGACCGGCTGAAACTGCTCAACCAGGTCAAGTCGCAGGGGCAGTCCATCCGCCTCATAGCGCAGCTCCCGAATGATGAGCTCAAGCGGATGCTGGTCGCGGTCGAAGGGGATCGCCTCGCGGCCGCGCGCGCGCCGAGCAACGGAGAGCACGGCGCACGGATCGACACCCTGATGGAAACCTGTAAGAGCGCCATACTCGGGCTCGACGAGGACGCGCTCGCCCGGGCGCTGCTGGAAGCGAGCGTGCAACTGCCGCTGCTGCCGCTGCTGGACAATCTGATAGGCCCGCTGATGACCTGGATCGGGGATCGCTGGCACGCGGGCGCCCTGCGCGTGGCCCACGAGCACATGGCCACCGCGGCGATCCGCAGTTTCATCGGGCGCATCAAGCCAATCCGCCGCGCCGGAGCAGGCGCGCCGTGCGTGGTGATCGCCACGCCGGCCGGCCAGGACCACGAGATAGGGGCGCTGATGGCCGCGACCATGGCCGCGAACGAAGGGTGGCGCGATCTGTATCTCGGCCCCAACCTGCCCGCCCACGAGATCGCGCTGGCGGCCATGGAATCGGGCGCCCGCGCCGTGGCGGTGAGCGTTGTGGCGCCGGGTAACAACCCGGAGACCATCCAGGAGTTTCACACCCTGCGGCACGTGCTCGAGGAACGCATCCCGATCATCGCCGGCGGCGGCGGCGTCACCCGAAACCGGCTCCACTACGAAATGGACGGCGTGCGCTGCGTGGACGACCTGGCGGGATTTCGGCTGGAGCTCGCGCGGCTGAACCCGTAG
- a CDS encoding sigma-54-dependent Fis family transcriptional regulator, producing the protein MNILVIDDDRALCRSLQIHLERAGHRADTCNSGAEGLDRLAAEPYDLAFIDLNLPDTTGLDILRKFRELPRSALTVPVMITGVQDYKATIEAVRLGAFDYIRKPLDLDAVMLSIEKAASRGAGVAVRRSQPETGEAAWNPHEIIGSHPRTIEVLKQIAITAGSHVPVLVQGETGTGKELVARALHETGAPERPFVAVNCSAVVSTLLESELFGHVKGAFTGADADRPGRLEAAGEGTVFFDEIGDMPLELQAKLLRVLQEKEFERVGSTKSIPFRARVIAATHRDLKSMVAEKTFRDDLYYRLAVSTIYVPALRERRSDIAILANSMLARLGRELHKDIQGISAEALSRCERYPWPGNIRELNNVLTRAALLSRGPIVTADLVQTAIGDEAVPEGEDSELKSLRDMEKAYVTRVLRATGWNIKQTSEILDITRVTLRKKIEDYGLERP; encoded by the coding sequence ATGAACATACTCGTCATCGATGATGATCGCGCGTTGTGCCGCTCGCTCCAGATCCACCTGGAGCGAGCCGGACACCGCGCCGATACCTGCAACTCCGGCGCCGAAGGCCTTGACCGGCTCGCCGCCGAACCCTACGACCTCGCATTCATCGACCTGAACCTGCCGGACACCACCGGCCTCGATATACTGCGCAAGTTCCGGGAACTTCCGCGGAGCGCGCTGACCGTTCCGGTGATGATTACCGGCGTGCAGGATTATAAGGCTACGATTGAAGCCGTGCGCCTCGGCGCGTTCGACTATATACGGAAGCCGCTCGATCTCGATGCCGTCATGCTTTCAATTGAGAAGGCGGCCAGCCGGGGAGCTGGAGTGGCCGTGCGGCGGTCGCAGCCCGAAACGGGCGAGGCTGCTTGGAATCCACACGAAATCATCGGGTCGCACCCCCGCACAATCGAAGTGCTGAAACAGATCGCGATTACCGCGGGAAGCCACGTGCCCGTATTGGTTCAAGGTGAGACGGGAACCGGAAAAGAGCTCGTGGCGAGGGCCCTGCACGAAACAGGCGCTCCGGAACGGCCTTTTGTCGCGGTGAACTGCTCCGCCGTCGTTTCCACGTTGCTGGAAAGCGAATTGTTCGGACACGTGAAGGGCGCGTTCACGGGTGCGGACGCTGACAGGCCGGGAAGGCTGGAGGCCGCCGGAGAGGGGACGGTTTTCTTCGATGAGATCGGGGATATGCCTCTCGAGCTTCAGGCAAAATTGCTTCGCGTGCTGCAGGAAAAAGAGTTTGAACGGGTCGGTAGCACCAAGTCGATCCCATTTCGCGCGCGGGTCATCGCCGCCACGCACCGGGACCTGAAATCCATGGTGGCGGAAAAGACTTTCCGCGACGACCTGTACTACCGGCTCGCGGTGTCCACCATTTACGTGCCCGCGCTTCGCGAAAGGCGCTCCGATATCGCCATCCTCGCCAATAGCATGCTCGCGCGCCTCGGAAGGGAGCTCCACAAGGACATTCAGGGCATATCCGCCGAGGCGCTCAGCCGCTGCGAACGCTATCCCTGGCCGGGTAACATACGCGAACTGAATAACGTGCTGACCCGGGCCGCCCTGCTATCCCGCGGCCCGATTGTCACCGCGGACCTCGTCCAGACCGCCATCGGCGACGAGGCCGTGCCGGAAGGCGAAGATTCCGAGCTCAAATCATTGCGTGATATGGAAAAGGCGTATGTCACCCGTGTGCTGCGCGCCACCGGTTGGAACATCAAGCAAACGTCCGAAATCCTCGACATTACGCGCGTGACCCTGCGCAAGAAAATCGAAGATTATGGGCTGGAAAGACCCTGA
- a CDS encoding sensor histidine kinase, which translates to MPGSSLRHRIFAALTLLSLIPLTIVAYQGYHCGRMAVHALLEQHVLSIAASRRAMIQLWLIERERDLAALASLPGLSSALEELQSGRREKAFSHWRETLNSIQGAGSEYESLALYGPEWTLLAAAEVDGDPGQTAVDAEFRDRAASAEKVYSEPEGAADGREAMMRLSIPVRRGQGAIAGFVVARLNVTRAVSPILEDRAGLGRTGTVYLASSDKRRGAAPLAATHGSADEFLAFDHLDSGDPGAAQTRDSTFQTGDTIGATLPLPLGSDWWLVVEIRQDEAMRPVRVLLFRATVVVVVALLAVTFVSAWLSGSLGGPLANLARVARGISSGNTDARMEPATLREVEEVRSAFNGMLDDLRDKENVIVRSATLATVGELTSRVVHEMRNPLSSIKMNLHALKSSARLDADDRELAEIASGQSARLEGMLHELLQYGRPIDLNLEPFPAGALLANLMQNLRRLAAEKGIQIAFEDYTDMASVNVDVEQFSRVLENLVKNAVDASPNGSAVEIGARVHGGEVIVEVLDSGAGIRPEHRAILFKPFFTTKSDGTGLGLANAKKIVELHGGRIYAGASPQGGAAFCIGLPRAEH; encoded by the coding sequence ATGCCAGGTAGTAGCCTGCGCCACCGCATATTCGCCGCACTGACCCTGCTTTCACTGATACCGCTGACCATCGTTGCGTATCAGGGCTATCACTGTGGACGAATGGCCGTTCACGCGTTGTTGGAGCAACACGTCCTGTCGATAGCGGCTTCGCGACGGGCCATGATCCAGCTTTGGCTCATCGAGCGCGAGCGTGACCTGGCCGCGCTGGCAAGTCTCCCTGGCCTCTCCTCGGCGCTGGAAGAACTCCAATCGGGGCGTCGTGAAAAGGCTTTTTCGCACTGGCGAGAAACGCTGAACTCGATTCAAGGTGCGGGCAGCGAGTATGAGAGCCTTGCGCTCTACGGTCCGGAATGGACTTTACTTGCGGCTGCGGAGGTGGACGGCGATCCGGGACAAACGGCCGTTGACGCCGAGTTCCGCGATCGGGCCGCCAGCGCCGAGAAGGTCTACAGCGAACCGGAAGGCGCGGCGGATGGCCGCGAAGCAATGATGCGATTGAGCATCCCAGTCAGACGCGGCCAGGGCGCAATAGCCGGCTTCGTCGTGGCCCGCCTCAATGTAACCCGGGCGGTGTCCCCAATTCTGGAGGACCGGGCCGGGCTCGGTCGTACCGGCACGGTGTATCTGGCGAGCTCGGACAAGCGGCGCGGCGCGGCGCCTCTTGCCGCCACCCACGGGAGCGCGGATGAGTTCCTCGCATTTGATCACCTCGATTCCGGCGATCCGGGCGCGGCTCAGACCAGGGACTCCACTTTCCAAACAGGCGATACAATTGGAGCCACCCTTCCCCTCCCGTTGGGGAGCGATTGGTGGCTGGTCGTGGAAATTCGCCAGGACGAGGCCATGCGCCCAGTCAGGGTGTTGCTGTTTCGCGCAACGGTCGTTGTGGTCGTTGCGCTTCTTGCCGTTACGTTTGTATCGGCGTGGCTCTCCGGCTCCCTCGGTGGCCCGCTGGCCAACCTCGCCAGGGTCGCCCGCGGGATTTCCAGCGGGAACACCGATGCTCGCATGGAGCCCGCCACGCTCCGCGAGGTCGAGGAGGTGCGTTCGGCGTTCAATGGCATGCTGGACGATCTCCGGGATAAGGAAAACGTCATCGTGCGATCCGCCACGCTCGCTACCGTCGGCGAGCTGACGTCCCGGGTCGTTCACGAGATGAGAAACCCGCTATCGTCAATCAAGATGAACCTGCATGCTCTGAAATCCTCGGCCAGACTGGATGCGGATGATCGGGAGCTGGCGGAAATCGCGTCTGGCCAATCCGCCCGGCTCGAAGGAATGCTCCATGAACTCCTTCAATACGGGCGGCCCATAGATTTGAACTTGGAGCCCTTCCCCGCAGGCGCGCTGCTTGCGAACCTGATGCAAAACCTGAGGCGGCTGGCCGCGGAAAAGGGCATCCAGATCGCCTTCGAAGATTATACGGACATGGCCTCGGTAAATGTCGATGTCGAGCAATTCTCCCGCGTCCTTGAAAACCTGGTTAAGAACGCTGTTGACGCGTCACCCAACGGATCCGCCGTGGAAATCGGCGCGCGCGTTCATGGGGGCGAGGTAATCGTGGAAGTACTTGATTCGGGCGCCGGAATACGCCCCGAACACCGGGCGATACTGTTCAAGCCCTTCTTCACGACCAAGAGCGACGGAACCGGGCTGGGCCTGGCAAACGCGAAAAAAATTGTGGAACTTCACGGCGGGCGCATCTACGCCGGTGCGTCTCCCCAAGGCGGCGCGGCGTTCTGCATTGGATTGCCGCGCGCCGAACATTGA
- a CDS encoding DUF5107 domain-containing protein has translation MIQKPRVLAVLVSLLLLTGAAHGEPVKAWEGTLDLKTYPWIDDPNPVFSAYENSIYYPYTRQDHLLRHAETRTYRALFLENEYLKITCLPELGGRIHSVWNKTTDTEVFHTPGVIKPALIAMRGAWIAGGIEWNAGPQGHTVTIVSPVDAALLQNGDGSATLVVGNTEKNFRTRWTVQLTLHPGKAYLDESIRMFNPTDGTHTYYFWNNTAFPNLDGTRFIFPMSLGSDHNGEEFFSWPVHEGKDMTWLRNYPTMSSVFAYGCDQDFFGAYDVDLDRGVVSHADHRLLPGKKAWTWGEDDFGVVSQMGLTDSGPEDAPYIEVQSGPLLTQADYGFLHPHQEVAWREYWYPVHGLGDGFEFANRDLAVNAVRSGDNLTIKMLATGIFPDARVVLSQGNKVLLDQPASLSPVAPVSVAVSGVASGPVDVRVTQGDATLLAYATPLAITPVEAPDLAAEKAWRETLPEATRLYHQAELLNRENRPEEAKTKYEEVLAVSPGHTGALEALAALHLERGDYTRAILHCQEALRVDEEAHRARYLLGAAQLASGDFRGAIDSGYAAVRGLALRAEGYSLAGRARMNLGDYPAAVSDFAAARALAPENTRFRDWEFAARLAAGENIAAEIAAARDADDPTNFVLNALYALADSSKAGEAVAYFEQNCGERLFTLIETVTFFTNLGRYHDAIAILERVKDGRHFLGPLPVYYLAWCRARIGNEAHAAALVDLAKRMPHTYTFPSRPETRPVLAYARSVDPQDANILTAAGCLEAALFAMDDAVALWESAVQQPDAPAVAWRLLGLDAWKRGNDLARAEECLGNAMARAAEDEAARAAAAENPDAVEYKAYLPHGVFPVTNHQVNHRDLALVLAAAGKKAEAIALLETMPREAPTRFDIVLWLAEAYLGEGRYDNCLALLKDATFTNYEGSTRPHDIFEAALLARGLQHYEAGAFEPALADFSEALTYPEYLNVGRRYVLTDAEIRYWQGQSLAKLGRHDEAREAWAIGAAQPTKEAPKLPFISVNDAQDAFVKKCAAALEATGE, from the coding sequence ATGATTCAGAAACCGCGCGTGTTGGCTGTTCTGGTGTCGCTGCTGCTGCTCACGGGGGCGGCGCACGGGGAACCGGTCAAGGCCTGGGAGGGTACCCTCGACCTCAAGACCTACCCCTGGATCGACGACCCGAATCCCGTCTTTTCGGCCTACGAAAACAGCATCTATTACCCCTACACCCGCCAGGACCACCTTCTGAGACACGCCGAAACGCGCACCTATCGCGCGCTCTTTCTCGAAAACGAATACCTCAAGATCACCTGCCTGCCCGAGCTCGGCGGGCGCATCCACTCCGTATGGAACAAGACCACGGACACCGAGGTCTTTCATACCCCCGGCGTGATCAAGCCCGCCCTGATCGCCATGCGCGGCGCCTGGATCGCCGGCGGCATCGAATGGAATGCCGGACCCCAGGGCCACACCGTCACCATCGTCTCCCCCGTCGACGCCGCCCTGCTGCAAAACGGCGACGGATCCGCAACGCTCGTGGTGGGCAATACCGAAAAGAACTTCCGCACCCGCTGGACCGTCCAGCTCACCCTGCACCCCGGCAAGGCCTATCTCGACGAGTCGATCCGGATGTTCAACCCGACCGACGGCACCCACACCTACTACTTCTGGAACAACACCGCCTTCCCCAACCTCGATGGAACCCGCTTCATCTTCCCCATGTCCCTCGGCAGCGACCACAACGGCGAGGAGTTCTTCTCGTGGCCCGTCCACGAAGGGAAGGACATGACCTGGCTCCGCAACTACCCCACCATGAGCTCGGTCTTCGCCTACGGCTGCGATCAGGACTTCTTCGGGGCCTACGACGTCGATCTCGACCGCGGCGTCGTCTCCCACGCCGACCACCGCCTCCTGCCCGGCAAGAAAGCCTGGACCTGGGGCGAGGACGACTTCGGCGTTGTCAGCCAGATGGGCCTTACCGACAGCGGTCCGGAAGACGCTCCCTACATCGAAGTGCAGTCCGGGCCGCTCCTCACCCAGGCGGACTACGGGTTCCTCCACCCGCACCAGGAAGTCGCCTGGCGCGAGTACTGGTACCCCGTCCATGGCCTCGGTGACGGATTCGAATTCGCCAACCGCGACCTCGCCGTAAACGCCGTCCGCAGCGGCGACAACCTCACCATCAAGATGCTCGCCACCGGCATTTTCCCCGATGCCCGCGTCGTCCTTTCGCAGGGGAACAAGGTCCTGCTCGACCAGCCCGCCTCTCTGTCCCCGGTCGCGCCCGTGTCCGTGGCCGTGAGCGGAGTCGCCTCGGGCCCCGTCGACGTTCGCGTGACGCAGGGAGACGCCACCCTGCTCGCCTATGCCACCCCCCTGGCGATCACCCCCGTGGAAGCGCCGGACCTCGCCGCGGAAAAGGCCTGGCGCGAAACCCTCCCCGAAGCCACCCGCCTCTATCACCAGGCCGAACTGCTCAACCGCGAGAACCGCCCGGAAGAGGCGAAAACCAAGTACGAAGAAGTCCTCGCCGTATCGCCGGGGCACACCGGCGCCCTGGAAGCCCTCGCCGCCCTCCACCTGGAACGCGGGGACTACACCCGCGCCATCCTCCACTGCCAGGAGGCCCTCCGGGTCGATGAGGAGGCCCACCGCGCGCGCTACCTCCTGGGCGCGGCGCAACTCGCTTCCGGCGATTTCCGCGGCGCCATCGACAGCGGCTATGCCGCCGTGCGCGGACTGGCGCTCCGCGCCGAGGGATACAGCCTCGCCGGGCGCGCCCGCATGAACCTCGGCGACTACCCGGCCGCCGTAAGCGATTTCGCCGCCGCGCGCGCGCTGGCCCCCGAAAACACGCGCTTCCGCGACTGGGAGTTCGCCGCCCGGCTCGCCGCCGGCGAGAACATCGCCGCCGAAATCGCCGCCGCGCGCGACGCGGACGACCCCACCAACTTCGTGCTCAACGCGCTCTACGCCCTGGCGGATTCGAGCAAGGCCGGCGAAGCGGTCGCCTATTTCGAGCAGAACTGCGGCGAGCGCCTTTTCACCCTCATTGAAACCGTGACCTTCTTCACGAATCTCGGCCGCTACCACGACGCCATCGCCATCCTCGAGCGCGTGAAGGACGGACGCCATTTCCTGGGGCCACTCCCCGTCTACTACCTCGCCTGGTGCCGCGCGCGCATTGGGAACGAGGCCCATGCCGCCGCCCTCGTCGATCTCGCGAAGCGCATGCCCCACACCTACACCTTCCCCTCCCGCCCAGAGACGCGCCCCGTGCTCGCCTACGCCCGAAGCGTCGACCCGCAAGACGCAAACATCCTCACCGCCGCCGGATGCCTCGAAGCCGCACTCTTCGCGATGGATGACGCCGTCGCCCTCTGGGAATCCGCGGTCCAGCAGCCCGACGCCCCCGCCGTCGCCTGGCGCCTCCTCGGGCTGGATGCCTGGAAACGCGGGAACGACCTCGCGCGCGCCGAAGAGTGCCTCGGTAACGCCATGGCGCGCGCCGCCGAGGACGAGGCGGCGCGGGCCGCCGCCGCCGAAAACCCAGACGCCGTCGAATACAAGGCCTACCTGCCCCATGGCGTGTTCCCCGTTACCAACCACCAGGTAAACCACCGCGATCTCGCGCTCGTGCTCGCCGCCGCCGGCAAGAAGGCCGAAGCCATCGCGCTCCTCGAAACCATGCCCCGCGAGGCGCCCACGCGCTTCGATATCGTCCTGTGGCTCGCCGAGGCCTACCTGGGCGAGGGCCGGTACGACAACTGCCTCGCGCTCCTGAAAGACGCCACCTTCACCAACTACGAAGGTTCCACCCGCCCGCACGACATCTTCGAGGCGGCCCTGCTCGCCCGCGGGCTTCAGCACTACGAGGCCGGCGCATTCGAACCCGCCCTGGCGGACTTCTCCGAAGCCCTCACCTACCCGGAATACCTCAACGTCGGCCGCCGATACGTCCTCACCGACGCCGAAATCCGCTACTGGCAGGGCCAGAGCCTCGCCAAACTCGGCCGCCACGACGAAGCCCGTGAAGCCTGGGCCATCGGCGCCGCGCAGCCAACAAAAGAGGCGCCAAAGCTACCCTTCATCAGCGTAAACGACGCGCAGGACGCCTTCGTGAAAAAATGCGCCGCCGCCCTCGAAGCCACGGGGGAATAG
- a CDS encoding thioredoxin domain-containing protein, translated as MTHDDAQPLYINHLIHETSPYLLQHAHNPVEWYPWGEAAFKKAREEDKPIFLSIGYAACHWCHVMEHESFENEEIAQFLAEYFVSIKVDREERPDLDDIYMTAVMGLTGHGGWPMTVFLTPDLHPFYGGTYYPPVDRHGHIGFPTLLRGIAQSWEEKREEILKGAENITNFLKEQSRKALPDETVLASKLVEKARQQLKNSFDAERGGWGGAPKFPNSGAIGLLLRSHRATGDPELLEIATATLDKMARGGMYDQIGGGFHRYSVDAEWLVPHFEKMLYDNGQLAQVYLEAWQATGDPYYRQITREILDYEIRDMLDSLGGFHSTEDADSEGEEGKFYLWTHREILDTLGEEDGRLICAYYNIMERGNFSSHETYHRGLNIPHISRPPARIAAEQGLDPEVLEARVAPLRQKLLEIRAVRTRPGLDDKVLTSWNALLITPLALAGAVLGEPRYTIAAENAGRFLMERMLRENGLLRTHRHGESRIPGYLDDYAFTTNAFVDLYEGTLDPVWIEHAAAIAEQMIARFGDEDGTSFYFTEAAHTDLILRTRPTYDGAEPSGNSVAALALLRLGLVTGREDFQSWGRKVVETAQPQANQAPQGYLRMLWAVDFLLHAPVEITLVGPRDDATIRAMHAAVFARYLPNRAIVLLDPDNPGPVESSPLAREKTLVDGQPAAYVCVNQTCLAPVRSPEALGALLDGLGAGDASEMAE; from the coding sequence GTGACCCACGATGACGCCCAGCCGCTGTATATCAACCACCTGATCCACGAGACGAGCCCGTATTTGCTCCAGCACGCGCACAACCCGGTGGAGTGGTATCCGTGGGGGGAGGCGGCGTTCAAGAAGGCGCGGGAGGAGGACAAGCCGATCTTCCTGTCGATCGGGTATGCGGCGTGCCACTGGTGCCACGTGATGGAGCACGAGTCGTTCGAGAACGAGGAGATCGCGCAGTTTCTGGCGGAGTATTTCGTGAGCATCAAGGTGGATCGGGAGGAACGCCCGGATCTGGACGATATTTACATGACGGCGGTGATGGGTCTTACGGGGCACGGGGGCTGGCCAATGACGGTGTTTCTGACGCCGGACCTGCACCCGTTTTACGGGGGCACGTATTACCCGCCGGTGGACCGCCACGGGCATATTGGCTTTCCGACGCTGCTGCGGGGCATCGCGCAGAGCTGGGAGGAGAAGCGGGAGGAGATCCTGAAGGGCGCGGAGAACATTACGAATTTCCTGAAGGAGCAATCGCGCAAGGCGCTGCCGGACGAGACGGTGCTGGCGTCGAAGCTGGTTGAGAAGGCGCGCCAGCAATTGAAGAACAGTTTTGACGCCGAACGCGGGGGCTGGGGGGGGGCGCCGAAGTTTCCGAACAGCGGCGCGATCGGGCTGCTGCTGCGGTCGCACCGGGCGACGGGCGATCCGGAGCTGCTGGAGATTGCGACGGCGACGCTGGACAAGATGGCGCGCGGGGGGATGTACGACCAGATCGGCGGCGGGTTTCACCGGTATTCGGTGGATGCGGAATGGCTCGTGCCGCATTTTGAGAAGATGCTGTATGACAATGGCCAGCTGGCGCAGGTGTACCTGGAGGCGTGGCAGGCGACGGGCGACCCGTATTACCGTCAGATTACGCGGGAAATCCTCGATTACGAGATCCGCGATATGCTTGATTCGCTCGGGGGCTTTCACAGCACGGAGGACGCGGACAGCGAGGGGGAGGAGGGCAAGTTTTACCTCTGGACGCACCGCGAGATCCTGGATACGCTGGGCGAGGAGGATGGGCGGCTGATCTGCGCGTATTACAACATCATGGAGCGCGGGAACTTTTCGTCGCACGAGACCTACCACCGGGGGCTGAATATCCCGCATATCTCGCGGCCGCCGGCGCGGATCGCGGCGGAGCAGGGCCTCGATCCGGAGGTGCTGGAGGCGCGTGTCGCGCCCTTGCGCCAGAAGCTGCTGGAGATACGCGCGGTGCGGACGCGCCCGGGGCTGGACGATAAAGTGCTGACATCGTGGAACGCGCTGCTGATCACGCCGCTGGCGCTGGCGGGGGCGGTGCTTGGGGAGCCGCGCTACACGATCGCGGCGGAGAACGCGGGGCGCTTTCTGATGGAGCGGATGTTGCGGGAGAACGGGCTGCTGCGGACGCACCGGCATGGCGAAAGCCGGATTCCGGGCTACCTGGACGACTACGCGTTCACGACGAATGCGTTTGTGGATCTGTACGAGGGGACGCTGGACCCGGTCTGGATCGAACACGCGGCCGCGATTGCGGAGCAGATGATTGCGCGTTTTGGCGACGAGGACGGGACGAGTTTCTATTTCACCGAGGCGGCGCACACCGACCTGATTCTGCGGACGCGACCGACGTATGACGGGGCGGAGCCATCGGGCAATTCGGTGGCGGCGCTGGCGCTGCTGCGCCTGGGTCTGGTGACGGGCCGCGAGGATTTTCAGTCGTGGGGCCGGAAGGTGGTGGAGACGGCGCAGCCGCAGGCGAACCAGGCGCCGCAGGGGTATCTGCGGATGCTGTGGGCGGTTGACTTCCTGTTGCACGCGCCGGTGGAGATCACACTGGTCGGGCCGCGGGACGACGCGACGATCCGGGCGATGCACGCGGCGGTGTTTGCGCGGTACCTGCCGAACCGGGCGATCGTGCTGCTCGATCCGGACAATCCGGGGCCTGTCGAGTCGTCGCCGCTGGCGCGGGAGAAGACGCTGGTGGATGGGCAGCCGGCGGCGTATGTGTGCGTAAACCAGACGTGCCTGGCCCCGGTGCGCAGTCCCGAGGCGCTTGGGGCGCTGCTGGACGGGCTCGGCGCCGGGGATGCTTCTGAGATGGCCGAATAG
- a CDS encoding DUF1318 domain-containing protein — MKKNSWFLSTAAILVLAGCVIRTEHKIDAHITLDIRHVQQQAEGVLDFIEGKSDTLPGFEDAGEPTSWLRRALDAIDPFETAHAQMNTKSAKVEEIATALRKNNDAIAKLKKDGCLGETNRGYVELRDCDALADAAAKNAAQQLVADENQGRKALYNEIARLNKDDGVTVTKVEQIYAVERLKRGKAGERYQLPPAGELFNDVKGSDIGKKLGDQCKPDAWVTIP, encoded by the coding sequence ATGAAAAAAAACAGCTGGTTCCTGAGTACCGCGGCCATACTTGTTCTGGCCGGTTGTGTCATTCGCACGGAGCACAAGATCGACGCCCACATCACCCTGGACATACGGCACGTCCAGCAACAGGCCGAAGGGGTATTGGACTTCATTGAGGGCAAGTCCGACACCCTGCCCGGATTTGAGGACGCGGGCGAACCCACGTCGTGGCTGCGGCGCGCGCTGGACGCCATCGACCCGTTCGAGACCGCGCATGCGCAGATGAACACGAAGTCGGCGAAGGTGGAGGAAATCGCCACGGCGCTGCGGAAGAACAACGACGCCATCGCGAAGCTGAAGAAGGATGGCTGCCTCGGGGAGACGAACCGCGGCTATGTTGAGTTGCGCGACTGCGACGCCCTGGCCGATGCGGCGGCGAAGAATGCGGCGCAGCAGCTCGTGGCGGACGAGAACCAGGGGCGCAAGGCGCTCTACAACGAGATCGCGCGCCTGAACAAGGACGACGGCGTGACCGTGACGAAGGTGGAGCAGATTTATGCGGTCGAGCGCCTGAAGCGGGGCAAGGCCGGCGAACGTTACCAGCTCCCGCCGGCCGGCGAGCTCTTCAATGACGTCAAGGGATCCGACATTGGCAAGAAGCTCGGCGACCAGTGCAAGCCGGATGCCTGGGTGACGATTCCCTGA